From Myxococcales bacterium, the proteins below share one genomic window:
- a CDS encoding ATP-binding domain-containing protein, with amino-acid sequence MREPSSAVPGLENDPDGQRIVAEELKLLATVMATLADAEKNAEKATATEDDALLLDLREQISVAKPEDLPALLEQMHNLGAIRAQRGKSASGVIDRLSPYFGHLRLEESYEGEKKPRRRDVLVGSKSYLDPRAGLRIVDWRNAPVSRIFYRYGEEEDYEETLGDKTVEGRVLARRSVAITEGVLRRVASPQGTFVLGKEGTWRRLDPRASRLVTEKRWEGGKKRLGVGHDGELRKDKELPAIAALLDKDQFSLITAPSAGLVAISGGAGSGKTTVGLHRVAFLAETDPGRFRPERMLVVVPNDALIHYTARVLPSLGVNGVQITTFPKWATRVVLDLYPKLPTKLAEDTPPVVSRAKSSAAMLRALAEIEARIQERIDRMVESQMAKWPEGEKVTRAFAKCHGAPDARVTQLSAWLAGKRPISKDIPPASVLPDVTRGAVEKLGHDLRKETRTVLATWDELTTNRELMGRAFEGEVGFGLGQLDQVHAYGVRKARVRQEGERDGEVPTLDQEDHALLLRIHQVLRGPLSDSEGRPLRVAHLFVDEVQDASPVELRVLIDLAGGPEGSITLSGDTAQRMLDDGDERGELDFHKMLDELGVENRSLSPLRVSYRSTAEITTFARHVLGPHAHEAEPIATRNGPPVELFSFASPGEAVLFLAESLRELARDEPQANVAIVARFPQQAQVYYEGLVRAEVPNVRRVAKQDFQWDAGFEVTDVRQTKGLEFDEVILLETTAASYPESSHARHALYVGATRAAHQLWCLSSEKPSPLVEKALAAMEEAVAGA; translated from the coding sequence GAAGAACGCCGAGAAGGCGACCGCCACGGAGGACGACGCGCTCCTCCTCGATCTCCGTGAGCAAATCTCGGTCGCCAAACCCGAGGATCTTCCCGCCCTGCTCGAGCAGATGCACAACCTCGGGGCGATCCGCGCCCAGCGGGGCAAGAGCGCCTCGGGCGTGATCGACCGGCTGAGCCCGTACTTCGGTCACCTCCGCCTGGAGGAGTCGTACGAGGGAGAGAAGAAGCCGCGCCGTCGCGACGTGCTCGTCGGCTCGAAGTCGTACCTCGATCCTCGCGCGGGGCTCCGCATCGTCGACTGGAGGAACGCGCCGGTCAGCCGCATCTTCTACCGCTACGGCGAAGAAGAGGACTACGAGGAGACCCTCGGCGACAAGACGGTCGAGGGCCGCGTGCTCGCCCGGCGCAGCGTCGCCATCACCGAAGGCGTGCTCCGGCGCGTGGCGTCTCCCCAGGGGACGTTCGTGCTCGGCAAGGAGGGCACGTGGCGAAGGCTCGACCCTCGCGCCTCGCGCCTCGTGACCGAAAAACGCTGGGAAGGCGGGAAAAAGCGCCTCGGCGTGGGTCACGACGGCGAGCTCCGCAAAGACAAAGAGCTCCCCGCGATCGCCGCCCTGCTCGACAAGGATCAGTTCTCGCTCATCACGGCGCCGAGCGCGGGCCTCGTCGCGATCTCGGGCGGCGCGGGCAGCGGAAAGACGACCGTGGGCCTCCACCGCGTGGCCTTCTTGGCGGAGACCGACCCCGGGCGCTTCCGCCCCGAGCGTATGCTCGTCGTCGTCCCCAACGACGCGCTCATCCACTACACGGCGCGCGTGCTCCCGTCGCTCGGCGTGAACGGCGTCCAGATCACGACGTTCCCGAAGTGGGCGACCCGTGTCGTGCTCGACCTCTACCCGAAGCTCCCCACCAAGCTCGCCGAGGACACGCCCCCCGTCGTGTCGCGCGCGAAATCGAGCGCGGCCATGCTGCGCGCCCTCGCCGAGATCGAAGCCCGCATCCAAGAGCGCATCGACCGCATGGTCGAGTCCCAAATGGCCAAATGGCCCGAGGGCGAAAAGGTCACGCGCGCCTTCGCCAAGTGCCACGGCGCGCCCGACGCGAGGGTCACGCAGCTCTCGGCATGGCTCGCTGGCAAACGTCCGATTTCCAAGGACATTCCGCCCGCGAGCGTTCTCCCCGACGTGACCCGAGGCGCCGTGGAGAAGCTCGGTCACGACCTCCGCAAGGAGACGCGCACGGTGCTCGCCACGTGGGACGAGCTCACGACGAACCGCGAGCTCATGGGCCGCGCGTTCGAGGGCGAGGTCGGGTTCGGCCTGGGGCAGCTCGACCAAGTGCACGCGTACGGCGTCCGCAAGGCGCGCGTGCGCCAAGAAGGCGAGCGCGACGGCGAGGTGCCGACGCTCGATCAAGAGGACCACGCGCTCCTCCTGCGCATCCACCAGGTGCTCCGCGGCCCGCTCTCGGACAGCGAGGGCCGGCCCCTCCGCGTCGCGCACCTCTTCGTCGACGAGGTCCAAGACGCGAGCCCCGTCGAGCTCCGCGTGCTCATCGATCTCGCGGGCGGCCCCGAGGGCTCCATCACGCTCTCGGGCGACACGGCCCAGCGCATGCTCGACGACGGCGACGAGCGCGGCGAGCTCGACTTCCACAAGATGCTCGACGAGCTCGGCGTCGAGAACCGGTCGCTCTCGCCGCTCCGCGTGAGCTACAGGTCCACGGCCGAAATCACGACGTTCGCACGGCACGTGCTCGGGCCTCACGCCCACGAGGCCGAGCCCATCGCCACCCGCAACGGCCCGCCGGTCGAGCTCTTCTCGTTCGCCTCGCCCGGAGAGGCCGTGCTCTTCCTGGCCGAGTCCCTCCGCGAGCTCGCGCGGGACGAGCCCCAGGCCAACGTCGCGATCGTGGCGAGGTTCCCGCAGCAGGCGCAGGTCTACTACGAGGGGCTCGTGCGCGCCGAGGTGCCCAACGTGCGGCGTGTCGCCAAACAAGACTTCCAATGGGACGCGGGCTTCGAGGTCACCGACGTGCGGCAGACCAAGGGCCTCGAGTTCGACGAGGTCATCCTGCTCGAGACCACGGCAGCGAGCTACCCCGAGAGCTCCCACGCGAGGCACGCGCTCTACGTGGGCGCGACCCGCGCGGCGCACCAGCTCTGGTGCCTCTCGAGCGAGAAGCCCTCGCCCCTCGTCGAGAAGGCCCTCGCCGCCATGGAAGAGGCCGTCGCGGGCGCGTAG
- a CDS encoding cobalamin-dependent protein (Presence of a B(12) (cobalamin)-binding domain implies dependence on cobalamin itself, in one of its several forms, or in some unusual lineages, dependence on a cobalamin-like analog.), with protein sequence MPHVALVGPEFEENLSLRYIASSLAADGHTTELVVFNSEADFGPVVETILATSPVVVGISLAFQWRARDFLAVAMALRERGYAGHITLGGHFATFEAAHILADFPEVDSVCRQEAEDTVRALVRAVVERTPLEAVPGLALRRGPDVLMTAHPELPDLAKLPWPDRRGEPAACFGHGISPLVSSRGCYANCSFCCIAAWHEQSLPGKRYRLRDVDDVAAEMVAEKRERGVEIFVFHDDNFFVPGHRHNKERFTALADALDRRGIGRFATVVKARPTDVDREVFTILKERLQCIRVYIGIETDADQGLRTLRRWAKSKQNHAAIDLMRELRLYTCFNMLVFDPDTTVESLETNVAFLRYAPEFPSNFGRVELYAGTPLLARMQAEGRCRGDYMQWDYALGSPEVERIFALSMEAFHERNFGDGALANRIMGTRFDVEVVRHFHPDLFRAEWLEAGQELTRRLTLSGASGLERIIDLVKRGGSHAEERDVVLQVSAEMRGAEATIEAEARELARDILGHVGQGKPLTDLGDAVTPLARAKDLAPHGLSHIEGAAE encoded by the coding sequence ATGCCGCATGTCGCCCTCGTCGGGCCCGAGTTCGAGGAGAACTTGAGCCTCCGGTACATCGCCTCGTCCCTCGCCGCCGATGGGCACACGACCGAGCTCGTCGTCTTCAACTCCGAGGCCGACTTCGGTCCCGTCGTCGAGACCATCCTGGCCACCTCGCCGGTCGTCGTCGGAATCTCGCTCGCGTTCCAGTGGCGCGCCCGAGACTTCCTCGCCGTCGCCATGGCGCTCCGCGAACGCGGTTACGCAGGCCACATCACGCTCGGCGGTCACTTCGCCACGTTCGAGGCCGCCCACATCCTCGCGGACTTCCCCGAGGTCGACTCGGTCTGCCGCCAAGAGGCCGAGGACACCGTGCGGGCCCTCGTCCGCGCCGTGGTCGAACGGACGCCCCTCGAGGCCGTCCCGGGGCTCGCGCTCCGCCGGGGCCCGGACGTGCTCATGACGGCTCACCCCGAGCTCCCGGACCTCGCCAAGCTCCCGTGGCCGGACCGCCGTGGCGAGCCGGCCGCGTGTTTCGGGCACGGGATCTCACCGCTCGTCTCGAGCCGCGGCTGCTACGCGAACTGCTCGTTCTGCTGCATCGCCGCGTGGCACGAGCAGAGCCTCCCCGGCAAACGCTACCGCCTCCGAGACGTCGACGACGTGGCCGCCGAGATGGTCGCCGAGAAGCGCGAGCGCGGCGTCGAGATCTTCGTCTTCCACGACGACAACTTCTTCGTGCCGGGTCATCGTCACAACAAGGAGCGCTTCACGGCGCTCGCGGACGCGCTCGATCGCCGGGGCATCGGCCGGTTCGCCACGGTCGTGAAGGCCCGCCCGACGGACGTGGACCGCGAGGTCTTCACCATCCTGAAGGAGCGCCTCCAGTGCATCCGCGTGTACATCGGCATCGAGACCGACGCCGACCAAGGGCTCCGCACGCTGCGCCGCTGGGCGAAGTCGAAGCAGAACCACGCGGCCATCGACCTCATGCGCGAGCTTCGCCTCTATACCTGCTTCAATATGCTCGTCTTCGACCCCGACACCACCGTCGAGAGCCTCGAGACGAACGTGGCATTTTTGCGCTATGCGCCCGAATTTCCTTCGAATTTCGGTCGAGTGGAGCTCTACGCGGGCACGCCCTTGCTGGCGCGCATGCAGGCCGAGGGGCGGTGCCGCGGCGACTACATGCAGTGGGACTACGCGCTCGGCTCTCCCGAGGTCGAGCGGATCTTCGCGCTCTCCATGGAGGCCTTCCACGAGCGAAACTTCGGCGACGGCGCGCTCGCCAACCGCATCATGGGCACACGCTTCGACGTCGAGGTCGTGCGTCATTTTCACCCGGATCTCTTTCGGGCCGAGTGGCTCGAGGCGGGGCAAGAGCTCACGCGGAGGCTCACGCTCTCGGGCGCGAGCGGGCTCGAGCGCATCATCGACCTCGTGAAGCGGGGCGGATCGCACGCCGAGGAGCGTGATGTCGTCCTCCAGGTGTCGGCCGAGATGCGCGGCGCCGAGGCCACGATCGAAGCCGAGGCACGCGAGCTCGCGCGGGACATCCTCGGGCACGTGGGCCAAGGCAAGCCCCTCACGGACCTCGGCGACGCCGTGACCCCGCTCGCGCGCGCCAAAGACCTCGCCCCTCACGGGCTCTCGCACATCGAAGGAGCGGCCGAATGA
- a CDS encoding PQQ-binding-like beta-propeller repeat protein, producing the protein MSTQRLHPAIPSLLLLAGCATLSSPETANDRVNAETPLWFHRPIGAMTVEFDRTITADSRKIGEAWERGRPEIDAARRRVFVGSSDHGLYALRAGDGSTIWRFETPSAVQSEPLYDPEMDVVYFGSHDGALYCVRAANGQLVWRFDTGAEVAKKPVRDGEMLYFANAADNLVAVDRRTGKTKWSTHRQPALGMEVAGYAGPAFDRGIVYMAYSDGHVMAYDGRDGAEKWAPVDLAADAEQGGETVRYLDVDTTPVVDDGPNGRVVYVASYAGGVVALDAQTGSRVWTNDKAVGVTDLLLVREPAHKSKNEPDPNAPLVPEKKILVASSASSGLWGLDPTAQGRMLWRNRVPEGGVTAPAYVAGAILVGTTRYGAFLISPLNGKVIDGLDMGGGFAHTPAAYGTRAFLFSNAGRLLGLHVAPPLDPVAR; encoded by the coding sequence ATGAGCACGCAGCGCCTCCACCCGGCCATTCCGAGCCTCTTGCTCCTCGCGGGGTGCGCGACGCTCTCGTCTCCCGAGACGGCGAACGATCGCGTCAACGCCGAGACGCCGCTCTGGTTCCACCGGCCGATCGGCGCCATGACCGTGGAGTTCGATCGCACGATCACGGCCGATTCGCGCAAGATCGGCGAAGCGTGGGAGCGCGGCCGCCCCGAGATCGACGCGGCGCGGAGGCGCGTGTTCGTGGGCTCCTCCGACCACGGGCTCTACGCGCTGCGCGCCGGCGACGGGAGCACGATCTGGCGCTTCGAAACGCCGTCGGCGGTGCAGTCCGAGCCGCTCTACGACCCCGAGATGGACGTCGTCTACTTCGGGTCGCACGACGGGGCGCTCTACTGCGTGCGGGCCGCCAACGGGCAGCTCGTGTGGCGCTTCGACACGGGCGCCGAGGTCGCGAAGAAGCCCGTCCGTGACGGCGAAATGCTCTATTTCGCGAACGCGGCGGACAACCTCGTCGCGGTCGATCGGCGCACCGGGAAGACCAAGTGGTCGACCCACCGCCAGCCGGCGCTGGGCATGGAGGTCGCGGGGTACGCGGGCCCGGCGTTCGACCGTGGCATCGTGTACATGGCCTACAGCGACGGCCACGTGATGGCCTACGACGGCCGCGACGGGGCCGAGAAGTGGGCCCCGGTCGACCTCGCGGCGGACGCCGAACAAGGCGGCGAGACCGTCCGCTACCTCGACGTCGACACGACGCCCGTCGTGGACGACGGCCCGAACGGCCGGGTCGTGTACGTGGCGAGCTACGCCGGTGGTGTGGTCGCGCTCGATGCCCAGACGGGCTCGCGGGTGTGGACGAACGACAAGGCCGTCGGCGTCACGGATCTCTTGCTCGTCCGTGAGCCCGCCCACAAGTCGAAGAACGAGCCCGACCCGAACGCGCCGCTCGTTCCCGAGAAGAAGATTTTGGTCGCGTCGAGCGCGTCGAGCGGTCTCTGGGGCCTCGATCCCACGGCCCAGGGGCGCATGCTCTGGCGCAACCGGGTGCCCGAGGGCGGTGTCACGGCGCCGGCCTACGTCGCCGGGGCCATCCTCGTGGGGACCACGCGTTACGGCGCGTTCCTGATTTCTCCGTTGAACGGCAAGGTCATCGACGGCCTCGACATGGGGGGCGGGTTCGCTCACACGCCGGCGGCCTACGGGACCCGGGCGTTTTTGTTCTCGAACGCCGGGCGGCTGCTCGGGCTTCACGTGGCGCCGCCGCTCGATCCCGTGGCGCGCTGA
- a CDS encoding tetratricopeptide repeat protein has translation MSDKTEKDADKPETTEDAPTTDEAKASAGESDGADENDETDDGDDESDGDGDEVAAKPSDDAKAPASAKKKVVEEDLDLSEDPEIAKEELKLRERQSKLKKKGQGKAALAKAASKKLAEVREKRKADVAQAADAADPLLARTTGWLEKNQQTVQIGGALLVVGLLAFGGYLFYQQKHAADASVSLSKAVADDRGLIGELPPDDDESGRIKDPRPIFKTHTEKRDSALAKYKEVQAKYPGTGAAYLARLGEASVLLDKRDADGAIAAYTDAKSSPLAAADVEVRGRAMEGLGFAYELKAKLDAPNKDKHLDAAMAEYKALENVIDTKGFKELGMYHQSRVFQDKGDKAKAKELLVSLRDRLSKPGETHPFAYLDEMAQDRLRMLDPKAVPPKPKYNEAQLQQMLQKLRMGQGGGGGHGGDDDE, from the coding sequence GTGTCCGACAAGACCGAAAAAGACGCCGACAAGCCCGAGACGACCGAAGACGCCCCCACGACCGACGAGGCCAAGGCCAGCGCCGGCGAGAGCGACGGCGCGGACGAGAACGACGAGACGGACGACGGCGACGACGAGAGCGACGGCGACGGCGACGAGGTTGCCGCGAAGCCGAGCGACGACGCGAAGGCTCCCGCGTCCGCGAAGAAGAAGGTCGTCGAAGAGGACCTCGACCTGAGCGAAGATCCGGAGATCGCGAAGGAGGAGCTCAAGCTCCGCGAGCGTCAGTCGAAGCTCAAGAAGAAGGGGCAGGGGAAGGCCGCCCTCGCGAAGGCCGCGAGCAAGAAGCTCGCGGAGGTGCGCGAGAAACGCAAAGCCGACGTCGCTCAGGCCGCCGACGCGGCCGACCCGCTCCTCGCCCGCACCACGGGCTGGCTCGAGAAGAACCAGCAGACGGTCCAGATCGGCGGAGCGCTCTTGGTGGTGGGGCTGCTCGCGTTCGGCGGGTACCTCTTCTACCAGCAGAAACACGCGGCGGACGCCTCGGTGAGCCTCTCGAAGGCCGTCGCCGACGATCGCGGTCTCATCGGCGAGCTCCCCCCGGACGACGACGAGAGCGGCCGCATCAAGGACCCGCGCCCGATCTTCAAGACCCACACCGAGAAGCGCGACTCGGCCCTCGCCAAGTACAAAGAGGTCCAGGCGAAGTACCCGGGCACGGGCGCGGCGTACCTCGCGCGCCTCGGCGAGGCCTCCGTGCTCCTCGACAAACGCGACGCCGACGGCGCGATCGCGGCCTACACCGACGCGAAGTCCTCGCCGCTCGCGGCGGCCGACGTGGAGGTCCGCGGGCGCGCCATGGAAGGCCTCGGGTTCGCCTACGAGCTGAAAGCCAAGCTCGACGCCCCGAACAAGGACAAACACCTCGACGCCGCGATGGCCGAGTACAAGGCGCTCGAGAACGTCATCGACACGAAGGGCTTCAAGGAGCTCGGGATGTACCACCAGTCGCGCGTCTTCCAAGACAAGGGCGACAAGGCCAAGGCCAAGGAGCTGCTCGTCTCGCTCCGCGATCGCCTGTCGAAGCCCGGAGAGACGCACCCGTTCGCGTACCTCGACGAGATGGCCCAGGATCGCCTGCGCATGCTCGACCCGAAGGCCGTGCCGCCGAAGCCCAAATACAACGAGGCCCAGCTCCAGCAGATGCTGCAGAAGCTCCGCATGGGGCAGGGCGGCGGCGGCGGTCACGGTGGCGACGACGACGAGTGA
- a CDS encoding sulfatase-like hydrolase/transferase, protein MTHARSMLERAGRILLVWAFAIALENLVIGFGYRSMFAGYWEMAIARRYLSPLLLAALVAPAVTFALVAELGVALRRAGTGREARLYVGLAALFGAAAALSVSTGRHTESWAVRVPFMLVTAGLVGGAVRVAMPRFMALSAGARAGVAGALAASLWVADSFVLPRLYPGFHESCHLAFLVALAVLGGALPASRAVTRTALGTLLVSVALMGYVGVGARGAQKSDNLRMVLLDRAPLLGRAVRLAAWIAPPEASDEGAASAKAVPSGEVARALDWTGRDVVLVTIDALRADHLSSYGYARPTTPNIDALAARGTRFSHAYCPTPHTSYSVTSMLTGKYMKPLLALGVGEGSETLATHMRRYGYRTAAFYPPAVFFIDEARFVSFRDSGLDFEYRKVEFADRATRVAQVRRYLASAPKDRPLFLWVHLFEPHEPYVAHEGRTFGDPKRPTDVDAYDSEVAEADATVGELVADVEQARPGATFVVSADHGEEFGDHGGRYHGTTVYEEQVRVPLVVTGPGVRAQTAEAPVQTIDILPTVLSALGIPRPARVRGRDLGKVLRDGETAPEEKAGFAFAETDEGTLVAEGRDRLVCARKVAACALYDITTDPRQTKDLGAHEPRGKALRARLAQTERDHGRYEGGTKLPDALRRGKQGEADAAEDVAALFDDASPEVRREAAEVAFWLNRPAVTKLAAERAFGREDDGPTRTSLALLLVRAGGAREAETTLVVRLFEGHDVGLRRKAALALADGGDPRGVGVLAAWLDDRGAGLELDRARELLAALARHKAKAAVPSLVSALSDLRIRPYAADALAAIGDTSARPALLAAFAVERYRPTRARLAEALVVLGAKDELYQPLAMFAGMPEPLDGAVSMALRAGLLVPKRGGLKAAGDGGLVARLEGLVTAPRRPFRVLVEVGGPGGAAEVRVDGSTFLPHAVGPNGTSIVAEGTAPSASNEVRLEVTHPAGVRGAWVVPLSDELPPPPKEAWDGGTDEDDAGLSADAKAE, encoded by the coding sequence ATGACCCACGCCCGCTCCATGCTCGAGCGCGCGGGCCGCATCCTCTTGGTGTGGGCGTTCGCGATCGCCCTCGAGAACCTGGTCATCGGCTTCGGCTACCGGTCGATGTTCGCCGGGTACTGGGAAATGGCCATCGCGAGGCGCTACCTGTCGCCGCTGCTGCTCGCGGCGCTCGTCGCGCCCGCCGTGACGTTCGCCCTCGTGGCCGAGCTCGGGGTCGCGCTGCGTCGGGCCGGGACGGGGAGGGAGGCGCGCCTCTACGTGGGGCTCGCGGCGCTCTTCGGAGCCGCGGCCGCGCTCTCGGTGTCGACGGGGCGGCACACCGAGAGCTGGGCGGTGCGCGTCCCGTTCATGCTCGTCACCGCGGGGCTCGTCGGAGGCGCGGTGCGCGTCGCGATGCCGCGCTTCATGGCGCTCTCTGCGGGCGCGAGGGCGGGCGTGGCAGGGGCCCTCGCTGCCTCGCTTTGGGTGGCAGATTCTTTCGTACTTCCAAGGCTTTATCCGGGTTTCCACGAGAGCTGCCACTTGGCCTTTCTCGTGGCGCTCGCGGTCCTCGGGGGGGCGCTCCCGGCGAGCCGGGCCGTGACGCGAACGGCGCTCGGCACGCTGCTCGTCTCGGTGGCCCTCATGGGGTACGTGGGCGTCGGCGCGCGCGGGGCGCAGAAGTCCGACAACCTTCGCATGGTGCTGCTCGACCGGGCGCCTCTGCTCGGGCGTGCGGTGAGGCTCGCCGCGTGGATTGCTCCGCCGGAAGCCTCCGACGAGGGCGCCGCGTCGGCGAAGGCGGTGCCGTCGGGCGAGGTCGCGCGTGCGCTCGATTGGACGGGGCGCGACGTCGTGCTCGTGACGATCGACGCCCTCCGCGCCGACCATCTCTCGTCGTACGGATACGCGCGGCCGACCACCCCGAACATCGACGCGCTCGCCGCCCGAGGCACGCGTTTTTCGCACGCCTATTGCCCCACGCCCCACACCTCGTACTCGGTGACCTCGATGCTCACCGGGAAGTACATGAAGCCACTGCTCGCGCTCGGCGTGGGCGAGGGCTCCGAGACCCTGGCGACGCACATGCGCCGGTACGGGTACCGCACGGCTGCTTTCTACCCGCCGGCCGTCTTCTTCATCGACGAGGCGCGGTTCGTGTCGTTCCGGGACTCGGGGCTCGACTTCGAGTACCGGAAGGTCGAGTTCGCCGATCGGGCGACCCGCGTCGCTCAGGTTCGGAGGTATTTGGCGAGCGCGCCGAAGGATCGCCCCCTCTTCCTGTGGGTCCACCTGTTCGAGCCGCACGAGCCGTACGTGGCGCACGAGGGGCGGACGTTCGGCGATCCGAAGCGCCCGACCGACGTCGACGCGTACGACAGCGAGGTCGCCGAGGCCGACGCGACCGTCGGAGAGCTCGTCGCGGACGTCGAGCAGGCGCGGCCCGGCGCGACGTTCGTGGTCAGCGCCGATCACGGCGAGGAGTTCGGGGATCACGGCGGCCGCTACCATGGGACGACGGTGTACGAGGAGCAGGTCCGGGTACCGCTCGTCGTGACCGGCCCCGGAGTCCGCGCGCAGACCGCCGAGGCCCCCGTGCAGACGATCGACATCTTGCCCACGGTGCTGTCCGCGCTCGGCATTCCACGGCCCGCGCGCGTGCGAGGCCGAGACCTCGGCAAGGTCCTCCGCGACGGCGAGACGGCGCCCGAGGAAAAAGCGGGGTTCGCGTTCGCCGAGACCGACGAAGGCACGCTGGTGGCCGAGGGGCGCGACCGCCTCGTGTGCGCGCGCAAGGTCGCGGCGTGTGCCCTCTACGACATCACCACGGACCCGCGCCAAACCAAGGACCTTGGCGCGCACGAGCCCCGCGGCAAGGCCCTCCGCGCGAGGCTCGCGCAGACCGAAAGGGACCATGGTCGCTACGAGGGCGGCACGAAGCTACCCGACGCGCTTCGTCGCGGAAAACAAGGGGAAGCCGACGCCGCGGAGGACGTCGCGGCGCTCTTCGACGACGCGAGCCCCGAGGTGCGGCGGGAGGCGGCCGAGGTCGCGTTCTGGCTGAACCGCCCCGCCGTCACCAAGCTCGCGGCGGAGCGCGCCTTCGGCAGGGAGGACGACGGGCCCACGCGGACGAGCCTCGCCCTTTTGCTCGTGCGCGCTGGTGGCGCCCGCGAGGCCGAGACGACCCTGGTCGTCCGCCTCTTCGAGGGTCACGACGTGGGCCTGCGTCGCAAGGCGGCGCTCGCGCTCGCCGACGGCGGGGATCCGCGGGGCGTGGGCGTCCTCGCGGCGTGGCTCGACGACCGCGGCGCGGGCCTCGAGCTCGACCGGGCGCGCGAGCTGCTCGCGGCGCTGGCGCGTCACAAGGCAAAAGCCGCCGTACCGTCGCTCGTGAGCGCGCTCTCGGACCTACGCATCCGGCCCTACGCCGCCGACGCCCTCGCGGCCATCGGAGACACGTCCGCGCGCCCCGCGCTGCTCGCGGCCTTCGCCGTCGAGCGCTACCGGCCCACGCGAGCGCGGCTCGCCGAAGCGCTCGTGGTGCTCGGAGCAAAAGATGAGCTTTATCAGCCACTTGCCATGTTCGCGGGGATGCCCGAGCCGCTCGACGGCGCCGTCTCGATGGCGCTGCGGGCGGGGCTCCTCGTCCCGAAGCGCGGGGGCCTGAAAGCGGCGGGTGACGGAGGGCTCGTGGCGCGCCTCGAGGGGCTCGTGACGGCACCTCGGCGGCCGTTTCGGGTCCTCGTCGAGGTGGGAGGGCCCGGGGGCGCGGCCGAGGTTCGGGTCGACGGGTCGACCTTCCTGCCTCACGCCGTCGGCCCGAACGGCACCTCGATCGTGGCCGAAGGGACCGCCCCTTCGGCGTCGAACGAGGTGCGCCTCGAGGTCACCCATCCCGCGGGCGTGCGAGGGGCGTGGGTGGTGCCGCTCTCCGACGAGCTCCCCCCACCGCCAAAAGAAGCGTGGGACGGCGGGACCGACGAGGACGACGCGGGGCTTTCCGCGGACGCCAAGGCCGAGTAA